A window of Microbacterium sp. Root61 genomic DNA:
ACTGTCGGAGCCGCCTGTGCCGCAGGAGATCCTCACCGTCGTCCGCCAGTTGCTTCAGGGACAGGTGTACCTGCGGGTCAAGGGTGATGTGCGCGCGGTGCTCGCCGAGGGCAAGGAACCCGCCCTCGCCGTGGCCACCCAGGGCGACCAGCAGTTCGTGCTCATCTACAGCGGGGGTGCGGCGCTGCAGGCGAGCGTCCTCAGCGACGGGATCACCGACACGACCGCGATGGGCCAGCCGGCACTCACCGTGCTGCGCCGCGTACTGAGTCAGCCCTACGCCGGCGTCATCCTGGACCACACCTCGCCGCCGGCACGACTCACCCTCACGCGCGACCTGCTGCAGCGCGCGGTGGATGACGCTCCCACGGGGCCGTCTATCAAGGCGATGCTCGCCGCCACCCGTTCGGCCGACACCGCCGCCCGGATCGTGGCTGCGATTCCCGAAGCGCCGCTGTGGATCGCCGCCAACCGCGCCGGCGACGGGGAGCAGCTCGGCATCGCAGAGGCACGGACGCCGGACGGCGCCCGGTACCTCGAGCTGTTCACGCACCCGCTCGAGATCGTCGCGCTGGGTCGCGGCGACCGGCCCGTGCCGATCACCGTCGCGCAGCTTGCGGCGGCGCTGCACTCCGATGCCGACCTCGACGGTGTGCTGCTGGACCCGGCGGGTCCCTGGATCCGGCTGTCGCGCGCAGACCTCGCGCCCGTGATCGCCCTCGCCGGCTGACGCGTCCGGGGCGACGTACCCGGTGGGGGTTGACCCGGCCGGTGCTCCGTTCTACCCTTTAGTCAACTTATTGGTTTATAAACCATGAGCCTGAACAAAGGAACACACGTGAGCGCCGATGCCGCACCCGACGCCGACCTCGACCGCGCGTTCGCCGCGTTGGCCGACCCGGTCCGTCGTGCGATCATCGCCCGGTTGAGCCGCGGTCCGGCGACGCTGAGCGAGCTCGCCGAGCCGTTCGAGATCAGCCTGCAGGGCGTCTCCAAGCACATTCGCGTGCTCGAAGACGCGGGGCTGGTCTGGAGGACGCGCGATGCGCAGCGTCGCCCGGTCCACCTGGACGCGGCCGCGCTCGAGGCGCTCACCTCCTGGATCGACCGCTACCGGCTCGAAGCCGAATCGGCGTACCGCCGACTCGACGCCGTTCTGGCAGCAGCACCACCATCCGTATGACCACGCACACATCGAAGGAGAAGGAATCATGAGCAACCCCGTCGTCATCGACGCGACCCCCGGGCAGGCCTTCGCCGACATCTCGCGCGAGTTCGAGGCATCCCCCGCCGCCGTCTTCCGTGCGCACGCCGATCCTGAGCTGTTCGCCGTCTGGATCGGTCCGCGCGGCCTCGCGACGAACATCACGCAGTGGGACTTCCGGACCGGCGGCGGCTACCGCTACGAGCAGAGCGATACAGACGGCAGCTACGCGTTCCGCGGCGTCTTCCACACGGTGCGCGAGAACGAGCTGATCATCCAGACGTTCGAGTACGAGGGCGCGCCGGATGAGATCAGCCTCGACGTGATGCGCTTCGAGGAGCTGCCCGGTGGCCGTTGCCGGATCGTCGACCACGCGGTGTTCGGCTCCATAGAGGCACTCGAGGAGATGGTCGCGCAGGGTATGGAGTTCGGCATCAACGAGGGCTACGAGAAGCTCGACGAGATGCTCGCCGCGGGATCATGAGCGGACCGGTCATCGCGGCGGCGTCGATGTCCCTCGACGGCTTCGTCGCCTACGAGAACAACGACCCCGGCGCGCTGTTCGACTGG
This region includes:
- a CDS encoding SseB family protein; its protein translation is MALFSRKRSDPTTTPGDAEPVTTPDKAAAAPVAAPDEVDTATPDPAQPAAEASVGISVSAFRGVGATAVPPAPAAAPAPTPPAESPAPTETVPGLRDNVLLRDALAGLSEPPVPQEILTVVRQLLQGQVYLRVKGDVRAVLAEGKEPALAVATQGDQQFVLIYSGGAALQASVLSDGITDTTAMGQPALTVLRRVLSQPYAGVILDHTSPPARLTLTRDLLQRAVDDAPTGPSIKAMLAATRSADTAARIVAAIPEAPLWIAANRAGDGEQLGIAEARTPDGARYLELFTHPLEIVALGRGDRPVPITVAQLAAALHSDADLDGVLLDPAGPWIRLSRADLAPVIALAG
- a CDS encoding ArsR/SmtB family transcription factor translates to MSADAAPDADLDRAFAALADPVRRAIIARLSRGPATLSELAEPFEISLQGVSKHIRVLEDAGLVWRTRDAQRRPVHLDAAALEALTSWIDRYRLEAESAYRRLDAVLAAAPPSV
- a CDS encoding SRPBCC family protein, encoding MSNPVVIDATPGQAFADISREFEASPAAVFRAHADPELFAVWIGPRGLATNITQWDFRTGGGYRYEQSDTDGSYAFRGVFHTVRENELIIQTFEYEGAPDEISLDVMRFEELPGGRCRIVDHAVFGSIEALEEMVAQGMEFGINEGYEKLDEMLAAGS